In Synergistota bacterium, the sequence CTGATTCTTTATTGGTGAATATTGGGACTATTGATGAGGGGAGAATGAACTGTATAAGGAGGGCTATAAGGTACGCTAAAGATGAAGGTATTCCTGTGGTTTTGGATCCGGTTGGCTGTGGTGTTTCAGAGATGCGAAGGAAGTTGGTGTTTGAGCTTCTGAATGTAGGTGGGATATGTATAGTTAAGGGGAATGCGGGTGAGATTCTTTCTATATATGGATTAGGTGGCCTTGCGAAGGGGGTTGATTCTGCTCCTTATGATGTCTTAGAGGGGGAAGTGGAGAACATCGTTAGGAGCCTAGCGCTTAATTATAATTGCGTTTTCGCCATGACCGGAAGGGAGAATATCGTTTCTGATGGAAGTAAGGTTTCTAAGATTGTTGGTGGGGAGAGAATAATGGCTTACGTTACAGGTATGGGGTGTGCTTTAGGGTCCATTATGGCTGCATTTTTAACAGTTGTTGATCCTTGGTTATCAGCTATCTGCGCTCTTGAGCTATTCTCTGAAATTTCAAAGAGGGCTTACTCTAAAAGTAAAGGTCCTGGTAGCTTTAAAGAGAGTTTTTTAGATGAGCTTTATCTGTTGTGGGAGGGATATGTATGAAAATAGATTTGAGCCTTTATGTAATAACAGATGAGGAAATTGCTAAAAAATCTCACATTGAAATAGCTAAAGAGGTTCTTGAGGGAGGGGCAACCGTTATTCAGCTCAGAGATAAAAATAAAAGTGACAGAGAAATGGTTAAGATAGCTAAAGAGATGGTAAGGATTTGTCATGCTTATGGTGCTTATTTGATAGTGGATGATAGGGTTGATGTGGCGTTGGTAAGCGGTGCTGATGGTGTTCACCTTGGATCTGAGGATATACCTGTTTTCGATGTGAGGAAGGTGGCTCCGGAGAACTTTATAATAGGAGCAACTGTTCATAGTGTTGAAGAGGCCTTGAAAGCTCAAGAAGAGGGAGCAGACTATTTAGGGGTGGGGAGCATTTTCCCAACGGCTACTAAAAGGAGGGAAATAGTTCTCATAGGTCTTGAAGGTTTGCAAAAAGTGATTTCTGCAGTTACTATACCTGTTGTGGCTATAGGTGGGATAAGGCTTGAGCATGTTAGGAGTATATTTGAGACTGGGGCTTCTGGTATAGCTGTTTGTTCTTATATTCTCTCTCAGGAAGACATAACTGAGGCCACAAGAAAGCTAAAGAGGGAAATAGAGAGGGTTTCCATTTTGCTTGGGAGAGAAAAGGATTGAAGGAAAAGGCCTTTAAATTCGTTATTATTTTAGGTATCGTTAGCCTCCTTTCTGATATGACATATGAGGGAGCTCGTAGCATAGCAGGACCATTTCTCGCAACTTTGGGAGCAAGCGGCACGGTTGTTGGCTTTGTAGCTGGATTTGGTGAGTTTATCGGTCAAGGTTTAAGGATCCTCTTTGGTTACTTGAGCGATGTAACTAAAAGATACTGGATGTTTACTATACTAGGCTATCTTGTTAACTTATTAGC encodes:
- the thiM gene encoding hydroxyethylthiazole kinase; this translates as MKSDNNFIKVVGEVKRRSPLVVQITNFVSASFQAASTLAIGAHPMMPVSEMEIEEILSKADSLLVNIGTIDEGRMNCIRRAIRYAKDEGIPVVLDPVGCGVSEMRRKLVFELLNVGGICIVKGNAGEILSIYGLGGLAKGVDSAPYDVLEGEVENIVRSLALNYNCVFAMTGRENIVSDGSKVSKIVGGERIMAYVTGMGCALGSIMAAFLTVVDPWLSAICALELFSEISKRAYSKSKGPGSFKESFLDELYLLWEGYV
- the thiE gene encoding thiamine phosphate synthase, with amino-acid sequence MCMKIDLSLYVITDEEIAKKSHIEIAKEVLEGGATVIQLRDKNKSDREMVKIAKEMVRICHAYGAYLIVDDRVDVALVSGADGVHLGSEDIPVFDVRKVAPENFIIGATVHSVEEALKAQEEGADYLGVGSIFPTATKRREIVLIGLEGLQKVISAVTIPVVAIGGIRLEHVRSIFETGASGIAVCSYILSQEDITEATRKLKREIERVSILLGREKD